The Paludisphaera rhizosphaerae DNA window AAGGAGAATGGTGCGCTCCTGCATGAGGCCGGCCGCGACGCCCACGCGGTAAAGCTCGGCGGCGTCGTGCGGCTCGTGCAGTTCGTTGTCTTCAAGGGTCTCGTCGGCGATGGTCACGACGAGAAACAGGTGACGGCGGGTCAGCACCTTCGAGTAGAGAAGCATGCGTCGGGCCGCCTCGACGACCGTGACGTCGGTGAGCAGGATGAAGAGCGTCCGGCGCGAGCTGCGTTTCGCGGCGAGGGTCAGGGCGAGTTCGAAGTTCGGCTCCACCAGGCGAGGCTCTCTCGCATAGAGCCCCTCGATCACCGCGTTCAACTGGGTACGCTCGCGACGAGGGTGGAGGTACAGGTCGACCTTGTCCGCGAAGACCATCAGGCCCAGGTCGTCGCCCTGTCCCAGAGCGGTGCGAGTCAGCAGGACGGCGGCTTCGAGCATGGCGTCGAACTTCGTCCTGTGGCCGCAGTAGGTCGTCATGGCGCGGCTGGAATCGACGAGGACGACCACCTGCTGGTGGCGTTCGACCTCGAAATTCCGGCTGATCGGGCGGTTCAACCGCGCGGTCGCCTTCCAGTCGACCCATCGGATGTCGTCCTGAGTGCTGTACTCGCGGAGCGATTCGAAGGAGGTCCCCGTTCCTCGCCAGCGGAATCGGTGGCTGCCCGCCTGCCTGAGAAGCGCCCGACGCTCGGCGAGTTCCGCGGCCCTCGCGTTGGCGAGCTGGGGCATGCAGCGGAGCGAGTGGCCGGCCGGCAGACGGCGCTGCGCCCAGGCGATTCCCAGGGGCCCAAGCGCGCGGTAGTTCAGATCACCGAACGCCGTGGGGCCGCGAAGCGTGGGGACGATCTCGTACTCGTGGGTTGTGCGGGAGCGGGGCGGGGCCTCGACCTCAAGCACAAGCGGCGTCGCCCGGGCCCCCTCGGGAGGTTGGTCGGCGAGGATCAACCGGACCGGGGCGCCCAGGCGGTTCTCGACGGTCCAGGCCACGCGGTCGGTCTGGCCGACGTGGAGCTGGTCGGGCGCTCGTCGAGTGAGGCGGATCGGCAGGCGGCGGGCGAGCAAGCCGTCCGCGATGAAGGCCGCCGCCAGCATCCCCATGATCGTCCACGCCGCGCCGACGGCCGCCGGCGCCCCACGACCGCCGAGAATCACGACGAGCGGGATCGCCGTCAGCCACATCATGCGTCGGGAGGGAATGATCATGGCGTCAGCGGGGGACCTCGACCTGGGCCAGCGAACGAGAGAGGACGCGGTCAGGCGTCTCGGCCGCCACATGGGCCTCGGGCGTGAGCAGCAGCCGATGCCGCAGGACCGCCGGCGCGACGGCCTTCACGTCGTCGGGCGTCGCGAATTCGCGGCCCTCCATCGCGGCGCGGGCCTTGGTCATCAACAGCAGGTGCACGGCTGCCCGAGGGCTCGCCCCCACCTGAATCTGGGGCGAGGTCCGGGTCGCCCGCACCACCTCGCCCAGGTAGCGCAGGACTTCCGGCGAGATCTTGATCCCCACCAACTCCCTGCGGACGGCCGCCACCTCGTCCGGAGTCGTCACCGGAGTCAATTCGGACTGGGCCGCGCGGTGCAGGTCCTGGCCGCTGTTATAGGCCTGAAGGACTTGCAGCTCCTCTTCCAGGGACGGGTAGCGGAGCACGATCTTGGTCATGAAGCGGTCGACCTGCGCCTCGGGGAGTGGATAGGTCCCCTCGTACTCGATCGGGTTCTGGGTCGCCAGAACGGTGAAGAGCGGCGGCAGGGGGTGTCGCTGGGCGCCGAGCGACACGGCGCGCTCCTCCATCACTTCCAGGAGGCCGGCCTGGGTTTTGGGTGGGGAGCGGTTGATCTCGTCGGCCAGCAGGAACGTCGTGAAAACCGGCCCTTTCCGGAGCTGGAAGGACTGGGAGGCCAGTTGAAAGACCTCGGTTCCCAGGATGTCGGCCGGCATCATGTCCGGCGTGAACTGGATGCGCTGGAAGTCCGCGTCGAAGAGCCGCGCCAGCCCTTTCGCCAGCAGCGTCTTGCCCAGCCCGGGGACGCCTTCGAGCAGAACGTGGCCGCCGGCGTAGACGGTCGCCAGCAGTTGCTCGATGACTTCGTCCTGGCCGAAGAAGACCCTGCGGAGGCCGTCCTTCAGGCGCGTGGCGTGTTCATGAAACCGTTCGAGTTCCATAGAGTCGCTTTCGTAACTGGACCAGCCTGGTCACCAGGCGGACGGCCTCGTGCGGGGACGAGGGCCGGCGTCCGGACTCGACGTAGGC harbors:
- a CDS encoding AAA family ATPase, which gives rise to MELERFHEHATRLKDGLRRVFFGQDEVIEQLLATVYAGGHVLLEGVPGLGKTLLAKGLARLFDADFQRIQFTPDMMPADILGTEVFQLASQSFQLRKGPVFTTFLLADEINRSPPKTQAGLLEVMEERAVSLGAQRHPLPPLFTVLATQNPIEYEGTYPLPEAQVDRFMTKIVLRYPSLEEELQVLQAYNSGQDLHRAAQSELTPVTTPDEVAAVRRELVGIKISPEVLRYLGEVVRATRTSPQIQVGASPRAAVHLLLMTKARAAMEGREFATPDDVKAVAPAVLRHRLLLTPEAHVAAETPDRVLSRSLAQVEVPR
- a CDS encoding DUF58 domain-containing protein, with protein sequence MIIPSRRMMWLTAIPLVVILGGRGAPAAVGAAWTIMGMLAAAFIADGLLARRLPIRLTRRAPDQLHVGQTDRVAWTVENRLGAPVRLILADQPPEGARATPLVLEVEAPPRSRTTHEYEIVPTLRGPTAFGDLNYRALGPLGIAWAQRRLPAGHSLRCMPQLANARAAELAERRALLRQAGSHRFRWRGTGTSFESLREYSTQDDIRWVDWKATARLNRPISRNFEVERHQQVVVLVDSSRAMTTYCGHRTKFDAMLEAAVLLTRTALGQGDDLGLMVFADKVDLYLHPRRERTQLNAVIEGLYAREPRLVEPNFELALTLAAKRSSRRTLFILLTDVTVVEAARRMLLYSKVLTRRHLFLVVTIADETLEDNELHEPHDAAELYRVGVAAGLMQERTILLEELRRSGVEVLDSRADQVAPRAIERYLDLKRRNML